AGACGTAGCAGACAATCCGGAAGCTAAAAGGATTTTTGATGAACTGAGAGCAAAATATGAAGGAGATTCCATCACAGCAGAAGATTACCTGAAAGTAAAACCTTATGATCTTATCAAGGTACAACGTCCTTCTTTTGCTCAGAATATGGATTATTTCATCTCTTTCCAGAACGGATACTATTTTGTTCGATATCTGATGTGGAATTTCGTCGGAAGACAGAACGATCTTGAGGGACATATGGAAAATACCAATGGCAATTGGATCTCAGGATTTTCTTTTATTGATAATGCGTTGTTGGGTGATCAGGATCATATGCCGGCTAAATTTAAAAATGAAAGTACTGTCAAGTTTTTCTTTCTGCCATTGATTTTAGGACTTATAGGCTTCTTTTTCCAGCTGAACAGGGACTTCGGGAGATTTTATGCTATTCTTTCTCTGTTTGTTCTTACAAGTATGGGAATCGTCTTCTATACCGGGGTAAAACCATTTGAAGTAAGAGAAAGAGATTACGCGATGGTAGGTTCGTTCTATGCCTTTGCCATCTGGATCGGTCTGGGAGCAGGAGCTGTACTTTGGCTGATTCAGTCTAAACTTAAATCTAATGCGGCTAATATTGTTTTGGGAATAATGTTGTTGGGAATTCCTTTTATGATGGGGTTCCAGAATTATACTTCTCATGACAGGAGTAAAAAGACTGCAGCCCGTGATTATGCTTATTCATTTTTACGTTCGCTGCCCAAAGATGATATTATTTTCATTTATGGTGATAATGATACTTTTCCCGTATGGGCGATTCAGGAGACAGAAAGATTCAGAGATGATGTGAAAACGGTTAATTTTACCCTTTTAGCCACTCCATGGAATATAGACCAGGTAAAAAGAAGAACATACAATGCCAGGGGAATTCCGGGAGCGCTAACTCATGAAGAGTACAGGGATGGTGTCAATGATCAGGTTTATCTGATGAAAAAAGAGGATTGGGAAGGTATTTTCAAAATGTTGAAAGAGCAGGGTGCACCAGACACTACTTTTCAGGAATTCAGAAAATACCTTACTCAGGATTCTCTGACGCTGAAAGATGCTATCAGATTCCTTCAACTTAAATCATCCGAAAAAGATGAATTGCTGAAGATGTATTTCGGGGAAAAGCAATATGAGAAATATAATATTCTTCCGGTAAGTAAATTTATTCTTCCCGTAAATAAGCAAAATGCTGTAAAATCAGGGATCATCAATAAGGCTGATCTTTCCAAAGCGGTAGATCAGATTATCATCAATTATGAAGCGAATACTCTTTACAAAAGCAATCTGATGATGTTGGATATGCTGGCCAATTTCGACTGGAAACGTCCTGTAAATTTCTCATCAGGCGGAATGTATGACAGTGAGAATATTTTTTATCTTGATGAATATCTGCAGTTTGATGGATTCAGTTACAGATTGGTTCCTATTCACACGCCTCAGAGTCCGGATGGGGATAAAGGAAGGGTGGATGCCAATTCACTTTATCAGGTGGTGAAAAACTTCAGATGGGGAAATTTTAAAGACCTCAGTGTTTATTATAATGAAACCGCAACTTCCAATATTTTAGGCTACAGAATGTCAGTAAGCAGGGCTGTATCTGCACTTGTGGTTAATGGACAGAAAGCTAAGGCGTTAGAGCTGTTGGATCTTGCGGCAAAAGAAATTCCTGTTGAAAAATACAATGACCCAAGATCATTAAGTTCAATGGTAACCGGATATATTGTTGCAGGGCAGGAGCAGAAAGGTCTTCAGTTGGCAGAAACCCTTAAGAAAGGGGTATTTGAAGAATATGATTATTATCAAAACCTTTCTCCGACATTTAAAGCAGCAGCAAGAAAACAGATGAGGTCAAAACCAATGGAATATGCATTAGTGGTTTCCGCAGTTACAGAAGCCTACAAAACGTTGAGACAGAATGAAAAAGCACATGCCTATCTTTTGCGATCAATAGAACCAATTGATAAAAAGTTCAGAGTTTTTATAAAAGGACTGCAGCAAATGAGCAAAGAAAAAGCGATTAAAGAATCAGAAAATGTCCGCCAGATTGCTCCTTTTTACCAGTATTTGTTCAATGTCATGGAGCCTTTTGATTCTGCTTATTCCAGAAAAAAAGAAATTGAAATTACCAATGCTATGATGAAAGCAACCCAATAAATTATAAATGGAAAAGCCTTTAAATTCAATATTTAAAGGCTTTTGTTTTTGTTTTAGAAAGTCATTTATTGTAAAGCAGTTTACCCTGTTATGCTTTGAGAAGTTTTATTACTTTTCCTCAGGTCTGAAGGCCTGGACTGGGTAAATTCACGAAAAGTATCACTAAAGGCGCTAATGGAGCTGTAGCCTACATCATCAGCAATTTCATTGATAGGTTTGTCTGTATTTAAAAGTAGCTCAATAGCTTTGATGATTCTTAACGTTTTCAGGTATTGAAGAAAAGAAATATCCATATCTGCTTTGAAAAGTCGGGACATAGAGCGTTCACTCAGTCCGAATCTGCTGCTTACATTGGCCAAAGTAAGTTTTTCCCCGATATTCCATTCCAGATAAGAT
The window above is part of the Chryseobacterium sp. MA9 genome. Proteins encoded here:
- a CDS encoding DUF2723 domain-containing protein, translated to MKNWSFKKWNTVLGWFLFVIALITYLSTMEHSLSFWDCGEYISSAVKLEVTHAPGAALFQIMGAVVSIFALGKEEHYSLVINAMSAVFSAFTILFLFWTITHFLRRLLNKDFDDVTRSQEISILFAGVIGALCFTFSDTFWFSAVEGEVYAMASLFIALLVWLITKWENESKAADSERWIILIFFTIGLSVGVHMMCMLAIPAICLVYYARNYTFSWKSFMTANMITLGILVFVFKIIFPLVMTIFGKLEIFVVNGLGLPFHSGTIVAFVLMTAISYFLIKYARKTKKKVYQTIVLSLVYMMIGFSCWLVIPIRANANPPMNLNDPDTAIGMRDYYNRVQYGDWPTIYGQNYTAFLDKNGLEKDEDGSYKRDVTGDIYEKDEKTGTYRKTGERFNYVFNKSHISFMPRMFNEDKEVTANYIALYGAPDFTFNYDNEDVADNPEAKRIFDELRAKYEGDSITAEDYLKVKPYDLIKVQRPSFAQNMDYFISFQNGYYFVRYLMWNFVGRQNDLEGHMENTNGNWISGFSFIDNALLGDQDHMPAKFKNESTVKFFFLPLILGLIGFFFQLNRDFGRFYAILSLFVLTSMGIVFYTGVKPFEVRERDYAMVGSFYAFAIWIGLGAGAVLWLIQSKLKSNAANIVLGIMLLGIPFMMGFQNYTSHDRSKKTAARDYAYSFLRSLPKDDIIFIYGDNDTFPVWAIQETERFRDDVKTVNFTLLATPWNIDQVKRRTYNARGIPGALTHEEYRDGVNDQVYLMKKEDWEGIFKMLKEQGAPDTTFQEFRKYLTQDSLTLKDAIRFLQLKSSEKDELLKMYFGEKQYEKYNILPVSKFILPVNKQNAVKSGIINKADLSKAVDQIIINYEANTLYKSNLMMLDMLANFDWKRPVNFSSGGMYDSENIFYLDEYLQFDGFSYRLVPIHTPQSPDGDKGRVDANSLYQVVKNFRWGNFKDLSVYYNETATSNILGYRMSVSRAVSALVVNGQKAKALELLDLAAKEIPVEKYNDPRSLSSMVTGYIVAGQEQKGLQLAETLKKGVFEEYDYYQNLSPTFKAAARKQMRSKPMEYALVVSAVTEAYKTLRQNEKAHAYLLRSIEPIDKKFRVFIKGLQQMSKEKAIKESENVRQIAPFYQYLFNVMEPFDSAYSRKKEIEITNAMMKATQ